The following coding sequences are from one Paenibacillus sp. FSL R5-0912 window:
- a CDS encoding AMP-binding protein has product MTEVQKAYLLGRNETFRGKTGTHIYLELEFTGDMRRLNEAFNELIINQPMLRASVLDLQSFQINPPFHYDIPVEHAAGCSQEYKKRFIEQNRSELSHKLYSSASFPFFTIKCMESGLNQYYLFFSLDLLIADGLSVFQLFDQWRCLYEDSNYSLEDMSDRLIFINQSYHEEKASVRYNKGKEYWLREMNVLPEAPELHLNSEQLLESDFQRLEYSFSENEYLCMNAIAGKLGLSLNTVFLALYASVLQRWSANKEFTLNMTTFKRPRKEQYLSVIGDFTSTSLIKTNIDPKVSLQANVQKLQRTINESFRYSSFEGVEVLRELAKKSNRSSQMPYVFTSMLFDFPNFDSLFKLHYWISETPQVYLDCQLKLINGELNVSWDYLSRIFEPSLIAAMFTGFIHSLRALQSEEDGVLVALEQQRDEKTEKRYRQFNQKAIRPLKHRRIVEAFEETLKRQPYRAAFADLHRTLTFEELDRNSEIIVNRIMKLKAAQRLSKIRVAILTSKGVPAMAEMLAVIKSGDSFCFVNPELPEERINYITSSIHNELQIRDGEVIYVPAAVTEEVAEDELYVIFTSGTTGKPKGISINEKAALNTIYDLHERLEVEAADVIFNISELSFDLSVFDILSPLMTGCKTILCKGIHEFKEHRVYMPEVTLWNSTPGLVQMLIQTLDSRVHQMRCILMSGDFIPVQIVKDIQGAFKRKDLQILSLGGATEASIWSIYYPLTTGIDKPKIPYGYPLANQSIYVLDKQNRLADDFTYGEICIGGEGLANGYLDPEKTEEAFFMHPSLGRLYRTGDKGFMSGDDYIEIVGRIQFELKINGYRIDLIEIANAVNQLSEVHQSKVFVKTNKNKSSLIAVYTTHGGEALTATAMRDRLHRLLPDYMIPTTFIKVESIPLNVNGKVDTKQLENWFGNIQDIPLHSGEQHLLELWRSIIGPEAEELNHVYENFFDAGGDSIKLPELLHEIQRIYQVKLSVEDLLNHFSLSEMAKMLGERRGTMGQPERLLHRQLVPLTKGRTDKNVVLIHAGSGEVAIYNQLSLRLNPDYNVYAIKFEKNYRDVAPRMVRLDELAQQYDEVIHSLGSVDYLGGWCIGGAIAFEMAKRNTDIRNLLLINSMPPVNEEVDTFHFSLEAEQLFVERSMGLRLPEGIGSTSELWNEVISLLEERPELMPRLISIVPPELARLIPFFGSNKPRELIYYINLFRSFEDARFRYSNEQQITIPMLYVGALDEAVASYQDWSNHSTGIWKEEHVDGDHTTIFDADHVEELAAVINRMLVPAPASVS; this is encoded by the coding sequence ATGACCGAGGTTCAGAAAGCTTATTTATTAGGCAGAAACGAGACCTTTCGCGGTAAGACGGGCACTCATATCTATCTTGAATTGGAGTTTACCGGAGACATGCGCCGACTAAACGAAGCTTTTAATGAACTGATCATTAACCAGCCGATGCTTAGAGCTTCGGTTCTCGACCTGCAGTCTTTTCAGATCAATCCCCCCTTTCACTATGATATTCCTGTTGAGCACGCAGCCGGCTGCAGCCAGGAATATAAGAAACGATTTATTGAACAGAATAGAAGTGAATTATCTCACAAACTTTACAGCTCCGCGAGCTTCCCGTTTTTCACCATTAAATGTATGGAGTCAGGGTTGAACCAATATTATCTCTTCTTTAGTCTTGATCTGTTAATAGCGGACGGGCTCAGTGTGTTTCAGCTGTTTGACCAGTGGAGGTGCTTGTATGAGGACTCTAACTACAGTCTGGAGGATATGTCGGATCGTTTGATCTTCATCAATCAGAGCTATCATGAGGAGAAGGCCTCTGTTAGATACAACAAAGGCAAAGAATACTGGTTAAGGGAAATGAATGTGCTCCCGGAAGCACCTGAGCTTCATCTGAACTCCGAACAGCTTCTGGAAAGCGACTTCCAAAGGCTGGAATACAGCTTCTCCGAGAATGAATATTTATGTATGAACGCCATTGCAGGTAAGCTGGGGTTGTCTCTGAACACGGTTTTTCTGGCACTCTACGCCTCTGTACTGCAGCGATGGTCAGCGAACAAGGAATTCACCCTGAATATGACCACTTTCAAAAGACCCCGTAAAGAACAATATTTAAGCGTCATTGGTGATTTCACCAGCACCAGCCTGATCAAAACCAACATAGACCCCAAAGTTTCCCTGCAGGCTAATGTGCAAAAATTACAGCGGACTATCAATGAATCCTTCAGATATTCGTCGTTTGAAGGCGTTGAGGTCTTAAGAGAGTTAGCCAAGAAAAGCAATCGTTCCAGCCAAATGCCGTATGTGTTTACCTCTATGCTCTTCGACTTTCCGAACTTTGATTCCTTATTCAAGCTTCATTACTGGATATCGGAGACGCCTCAGGTGTATCTGGATTGCCAGCTAAAGCTGATCAATGGTGAATTGAATGTCAGTTGGGATTATTTAAGTCGAATTTTCGAGCCTTCACTTATCGCTGCGATGTTCACAGGTTTTATTCATTCTCTGCGCGCATTACAGAGTGAGGAAGATGGCGTGCTCGTAGCTTTGGAGCAACAGCGGGATGAAAAAACAGAAAAAAGGTATAGGCAGTTTAACCAAAAAGCAATAAGGCCACTGAAGCACAGGCGGATTGTGGAAGCCTTTGAAGAGACCTTGAAGCGTCAGCCTTACCGTGCAGCCTTTGCCGATCTGCACCGGACGCTGACGTTTGAAGAGCTGGATAGGAACAGTGAGATCATAGTCAACAGGATAATGAAGCTTAAAGCTGCACAACGGCTATCCAAGATCCGTGTTGCTATTCTTACGTCAAAAGGGGTTCCTGCCATGGCTGAAATGCTGGCAGTAATCAAATCCGGAGATTCATTCTGCTTTGTAAATCCGGAACTTCCAGAAGAGAGGATTAACTATATAACGAGCTCTATCCATAATGAGCTGCAGATAAGGGACGGTGAAGTCATCTATGTTCCGGCAGCAGTTACCGAAGAAGTTGCCGAAGACGAACTCTATGTAATTTTCACCTCGGGAACGACAGGCAAGCCAAAAGGAATAAGCATCAATGAAAAGGCAGCGCTTAATACCATCTATGATTTGCATGAACGCTTAGAGGTTGAGGCAGCAGATGTGATATTTAATATTTCCGAGCTCTCTTTTGATTTATCTGTATTTGATATTTTATCCCCACTAATGACAGGCTGCAAAACCATTTTGTGCAAGGGAATTCATGAGTTTAAGGAACATAGAGTTTACATGCCCGAGGTAACGCTATGGAACTCAACGCCGGGGCTTGTGCAGATGCTCATTCAAACGCTGGACAGCAGGGTTCATCAGATGCGTTGTATATTGATGAGCGGAGATTTCATTCCGGTGCAGATTGTCAAAGATATACAGGGTGCCTTTAAACGAAAGGATTTACAGATTCTTAGTTTGGGGGGAGCGACAGAAGCATCGATCTGGTCCATCTATTATCCGCTTACGACTGGTATCGACAAACCGAAAATCCCTTATGGATATCCTTTGGCAAATCAAAGCATATACGTTCTGGATAAGCAAAACCGGTTAGCAGATGACTTCACCTATGGTGAGATCTGTATCGGCGGTGAAGGGTTGGCGAACGGTTATTTGGATCCGGAGAAGACCGAAGAGGCCTTCTTCATGCATCCAAGCCTAGGCAGGCTTTATAGAACGGGCGACAAAGGGTTTATGTCCGGTGATGATTACATTGAAATCGTTGGCCGAATACAATTTGAATTGAAGATTAACGGGTACCGGATCGATTTGATTGAAATCGCGAATGCCGTTAATCAGCTGAGCGAAGTGCATCAATCCAAAGTATTTGTCAAAACGAATAAAAACAAAAGTTCGCTGATCGCTGTATATACCACTCATGGTGGTGAAGCATTGACTGCTACTGCAATGCGGGATAGGCTGCATCGGCTGTTGCCGGATTATATGATTCCAACCACCTTTATTAAGGTCGAGAGTATCCCTTTAAATGTAAACGGCAAGGTTGACACGAAACAGCTTGAGAACTGGTTCGGGAATATTCAGGACATACCGCTCCATTCGGGTGAACAACATTTGCTGGAGTTATGGAGAAGCATTATCGGTCCGGAGGCTGAGGAACTGAATCATGTATATGAGAATTTTTTTGACGCTGGAGGGGATTCCATCAAGTTGCCGGAACTGCTTCATGAAATTCAGCGCATCTATCAAGTAAAGCTTTCTGTGGAAGATTTACTCAATCATTTCTCATTAAGCGAGATGGCAAAAATGCTAGGTGAACGCAGGGGGACGATGGGTCAACCAGAACGGCTGCTTCACAGGCAGCTGGTGCCGTTGACTAAAGGCAGAACAGACAAGAATGTGGTGCTGATTCATGCGGGAAGCGGCGAGGTGGCGATATACAACCAGCTCTCGCTGAGATTGAATCCGGATTACAACGTGTATGCAATAAAATTCGAGAAAAATTACCGGGATGTTGCTCCAAGAATGGTCCGTCTGGATGAATTGGCACAGCAATATGATGAAGTGATACATTCCTTGGGCTCTGTCGATTATTTGGGTGGATGGTGCATAGGAGGAGCTATCGCGTTCGAAATGGCTAAGAGAAACACAGACATTCGGAATCTGCTCTTAATTAACTCAATGCCGCCTGTTAACGAGGAAGTGGACACCTTTCATTTCTCACTTGAAGCGGAACAGCTTTTTGTGGAACGGTCTATGGGCTTGAGGCTTCCAGAAGGTATTGGGAGTACATCTGAGCTATGGAATGAGGTCATTTCACTGCTGGAGGAACGCCCTGAGCTTATGCCTCGGCTGATCTCAATCGTCCCGCCGGAATTAGCCCGGTTGATTCCTTTCTTTGGCAGCAACAAGCCAAGAGAATTGATTTATTATATAAATCTATTCAGAAGCTTTGAGGATGCCAGATTTCGTTACAGCAATGAACAGCAGATAACTATTCCCATGCTATATGTGGGCGCTTTGGATGAGGCGGTAGCGAGTTATCAGGATTGGTCCAATCACAGTACGGGCATTTGGAAGGAAGAGCATGTTGATGGGGATCACACGACAATTTTCGATGCTGACCATGTGGAGGAGCTTGCGGCGGTGATCAATAGAATGCTGGTACCCGCCCCCGCAAGTGTATCTTAA
- a CDS encoding ABC transporter ATP-binding protein — translation MPYIQFQHVSKTYQSGEVIVKAVDDVNLSIHRQEFTVILGPSGAGKTTILNLLGGMDLCSGGNIIIDGTSISSYNRRELTDYRRNQVGFVFQFYNLVPNLTALENVSLASQVCLNPLDPREVLTKVGLGHRMNNFPSQLSGGEQQRVAIARALAKNPKLILCDEPTGALDSVTGKQVMQVLWEVSTQLGQTLIIVTHNAEIAKAAQKTIHMHNGTIKETVTESRPLGLEELVW, via the coding sequence ATTCCATATATTCAATTTCAACATGTATCCAAGACGTATCAATCGGGTGAGGTCATAGTCAAAGCGGTAGACGATGTGAATTTATCTATTCACAGACAAGAGTTTACAGTGATATTAGGACCGAGCGGGGCAGGGAAAACAACGATTCTTAATCTGCTCGGCGGCATGGATCTCTGCTCAGGCGGTAATATCATCATAGACGGCACAAGTATTTCTTCATACAACCGTCGCGAGTTAACTGATTACAGACGGAATCAGGTTGGTTTTGTCTTTCAGTTTTATAATTTGGTGCCGAATTTAACCGCTCTTGAAAATGTGTCTTTAGCTTCCCAGGTATGCCTAAATCCGCTGGACCCCAGAGAAGTTCTGACCAAGGTTGGCCTTGGTCACCGCATGAACAATTTTCCGAGCCAGCTCTCCGGAGGTGAACAACAGCGGGTAGCCATCGCCAGAGCACTGGCCAAAAATCCGAAATTAATTCTGTGCGATGAGCCTACCGGAGCGCTTGATTCCGTGACAGGCAAGCAAGTCATGCAGGTATTATGGGAGGTGTCTACTCAACTGGGACAGACGCTAATTATTGTGACCCATAATGCTGAAATTGCCAAAGCGGCGCAAAAAACGATTCATATGCATAATGGAACAATAAAAGAGACAGTTACTGAGTCCCGGCCGCTTGGCCTGGAGGAACTGGTATGGTGA
- a CDS encoding ABC transporter permease, whose amino-acid sequence MVKSSLNKKLIRDVQGAKIQFLSIIIMLTLGVAVFIGLDSTWRSLEEYTATISADNNLSDIQIFSSIISEEDAHKVRLIDGVENAERRLNLQVNVANLPEAKLELNGMESGEISTFTVQEGAGALQEGEALLDFSFAKANHIAVGDPITLQLQDREASFRIAGLCTSAAYIYTTSDATAVIPDHKQYGFIAVRPQDTVQISGQSQLYNELLITTASGTDDEQLKNEISGMLDNKLVGSVTRLETRNDMSIKQKVAQYQSIGNLFPFVFFAVVILMTFTTMIRLMNNQRQQIGLLKAMGYTRTQIAVHYISYGIWISIIGSVLGIIIGWKVIPGRVWDFFEELFVLPDAHIILYWPKVVAIIVLAVSSTVLATLYVCLQTEKEQPAALLRPKLAQNGSHIAVERFKSWWGGLSASYRLILRQMFRNKIRLFMTIIGVLGCTALLLTALGMRDTIKNVAASVYGKTYLYETKHYLKDGISEEVLQSLQEQKQTEPILETVLVLSSDSKKKMGTIHVLEDHSQFIHFFDSTARRLDLTADGALITQKTADIYHLKVGDKIHVRIAPEQSVYFEVADIAKVNIGQGVYVSREAWQAKGLSFRPTAILSGSGSAPLPEGIVSRTVATDDQSRDFMTSMNSTLSLSVMMIAAAAVLAFIVLYNLGMLNFAERERDLATLLVLGFHPKELRGFVVMENIIFSLIGIVIGIPAGFELHRMIFAKAGMGDELDFSAVILNNSIFLSILFTVVIAVAVNMIVLSRVQKIHMVGALKSVE is encoded by the coding sequence ATGGTGAAATCCAGTTTAAATAAGAAGCTGATTCGGGATGTTCAGGGCGCTAAGATTCAATTCCTGTCCATCATTATTATGTTAACACTCGGCGTCGCAGTATTTATTGGACTTGACAGTACATGGAGAAGTTTGGAAGAATACACGGCAACAATTTCAGCAGATAATAACCTTTCGGATATACAAATATTTTCCAGTATCATTAGTGAAGAAGATGCTCATAAGGTTCGGCTAATAGATGGCGTAGAGAATGCCGAAAGAAGGCTGAACCTTCAGGTGAATGTTGCCAATCTCCCTGAGGCCAAGCTGGAGCTGAACGGAATGGAATCAGGTGAGATCAGCACGTTCACAGTTCAAGAAGGTGCAGGTGCGTTGCAGGAAGGTGAGGCGCTGCTGGACTTCAGTTTTGCCAAGGCTAATCATATTGCCGTAGGAGATCCCATTACCCTGCAGCTGCAAGACCGGGAAGCAAGCTTCCGAATTGCCGGTCTCTGCACAAGTGCCGCGTATATCTATACGACCTCTGACGCGACAGCCGTTATTCCCGACCATAAGCAATATGGATTTATTGCCGTAAGGCCACAGGACACCGTGCAGATTTCCGGGCAATCCCAGCTGTACAATGAACTGCTCATTACTACAGCGAGCGGCACCGACGATGAACAGTTGAAGAATGAGATTAGCGGCATGCTCGATAACAAGCTAGTTGGCAGTGTGACCAGACTTGAAACCAGAAATGATATGTCCATCAAGCAAAAGGTTGCCCAATACCAATCCATCGGAAATCTTTTTCCATTTGTATTCTTCGCCGTAGTCATATTAATGACCTTCACCACGATGATCCGTCTGATGAACAATCAAAGACAGCAAATCGGGTTGCTGAAAGCGATGGGTTATACAAGAACACAAATTGCTGTCCATTATATTTCATACGGAATATGGATTAGTATCATAGGCTCAGTCCTTGGAATAATTATCGGATGGAAGGTGATTCCTGGTAGGGTCTGGGATTTCTTTGAGGAGCTGTTTGTCCTTCCAGACGCGCATATCATTCTCTATTGGCCGAAAGTGGTTGCTATTATTGTGCTGGCGGTTAGCAGTACAGTGCTGGCTACCTTGTACGTCTGTTTACAAACAGAGAAAGAGCAGCCCGCGGCCCTATTGAGACCCAAGCTGGCCCAGAATGGAAGCCATATTGCTGTGGAACGGTTCAAATCATGGTGGGGCGGGTTAAGCGCTTCGTATAGGTTGATTCTAAGACAAATGTTCCGCAATAAGATCCGCTTGTTCATGACCATCATAGGGGTTTTAGGCTGTACGGCGCTTCTGTTAACCGCATTGGGCATGAGGGATACGATCAAAAATGTTGCTGCTTCTGTATATGGAAAAACCTATCTGTATGAAACTAAGCATTATCTTAAAGACGGGATCTCAGAGGAAGTCCTGCAATCACTCCAGGAGCAGAAACAGACAGAGCCTATTCTTGAAACAGTGCTTGTCTTGTCCTCGGACAGTAAGAAGAAGATGGGAACGATCCATGTTCTGGAGGATCATTCTCAATTCATCCATTTCTTTGATTCAACTGCGCGCAGGCTGGACCTGACAGCTGACGGTGCGTTAATTACACAAAAAACCGCGGACATTTATCATCTCAAGGTTGGTGACAAGATTCATGTGCGGATCGCTCCTGAACAATCCGTCTATTTTGAAGTGGCAGATATTGCGAAGGTTAATATCGGTCAAGGCGTTTATGTGAGCCGGGAGGCGTGGCAAGCCAAAGGGTTATCATTTAGACCGACAGCGATATTAAGCGGATCGGGTTCTGCCCCATTGCCGGAAGGAATCGTATCCAGAACTGTAGCAACGGACGATCAATCGAGGGATTTTATGACCAGTATGAACAGCACATTATCGTTGTCTGTCATGATGATCGCTGCGGCGGCAGTATTGGCCTTTATCGTTTTATATAATCTGGGAATGCTTAATTTTGCGGAACGCGAGCGTGATTTGGCCACATTGCTGGTGCTTGGCTTTCACCCGAAGGAATTAAGGGGTTTTGTGGTGATGGAGAATATTATCTTTTCACTTATCGGCATTGTAATTGGCATTCCAGCGGGATTTGAACTTCATCGGATGATTTTTGCAAAAGCGGGTATGGGGGATGAACTGGATTTCAGTGCGGTCATTCTGAATAACAGTATTTTTCTATCCATCCTGTTTACTGTAGTCATTGCGGTTGCTGTTAATATGATTGTACTCTCCCGAGTTCAAAAGATTCATATGGTAGGGGCGTTAAAAAGTGTGGAATAG
- a CDS encoding response regulator transcription factor, translating to MKFVKILVVDDEENILQVIKAYLEKNKYIVYEADTGRGAIHLFETLKPDLIVLDLMLPDMTGEEVCRMVRKSSNVPILMLTAKSSEDDMVNGLMIGADDYITKPFSPRELLARVISLLRRTIQPQLGNMSLLSYAQGDLTMDLERYEVRIHEEPVSFTLMEFKLLEILAKHPKRVFSRLELVNLTQGDTYEGFERTIDVHIKNIRQKIGDDPKHPVFIGTVFGVGYKFLVSQDV from the coding sequence ATGAAGTTCGTGAAAATTTTAGTGGTGGATGATGAAGAAAATATTTTGCAGGTTATTAAGGCTTATTTGGAAAAGAATAAATATATTGTGTACGAAGCTGATACAGGAAGAGGCGCGATTCATCTTTTTGAAACCTTAAAGCCCGATCTGATCGTGCTGGATTTGATGCTTCCAGACATGACTGGAGAGGAAGTATGCAGAATGGTACGCAAATCATCGAACGTCCCGATCCTCATGCTGACTGCAAAAAGCAGTGAGGATGATATGGTGAATGGGCTCATGATTGGAGCCGATGATTATATTACTAAACCATTCAGCCCAAGAGAGCTGCTCGCTCGGGTGATTAGTCTATTAAGAAGAACCATTCAGCCTCAATTGGGGAATATGTCACTGCTGTCTTATGCCCAAGGCGATTTAACTATGGATTTGGAACGTTATGAGGTGAGAATTCACGAGGAGCCAGTATCTTTTACCCTTATGGAGTTCAAGTTACTTGAAATTTTAGCGAAGCATCCGAAGAGAGTGTTCTCACGCCTTGAACTTGTTAACCTTACTCAGGGTGATACCTATGAAGGATTCGAGCGGACCATCGATGTTCATATTAAGAATATTAGACAAAAAATTGGCGATGATCCTAAACACCCTGTTTTTATTGGCACTGTATTTGGAGTGGGGTATAAATTCTTGGTGAGTCAAGATGTCTAA
- a CDS encoding sensor histidine kinase — MSNRGGLSRKLLISHVGVALAALLSIVLLVNLVMNISFNQYQKNQQQTEIQSLLDDLEDAYNVSTGHWNTNVWMTISHHAMISDYMVRVYDQDRRLIWDTSQMGRQIQVNSQFAQDTIIKTIVKGNQQVGTLEFLPVKETSQSLNQKFLRMFYTLLWAAMILVIVGTYLFSRYMAKSISQPLLEIKEIASKMREGDLSSRVEMLNQNTEIDDVGRTLNHLADGLEKQEQLRKSLTADVAHELRTPLTTIQSHLEAFQDGIWEPTPDKLQVCHDQVLRLVRLISDLENLAAVENPMVQLMTEIVSLNEIVGDSLNSVSSQFGHERLSYDLINKSDVWISGDRSRLLQVFVNLISNAFKYTSSGSVHIEVLKEKAEGVVIVSDTGMGISKDELPYIFERFYRGEKSRNRKTGGAGIGLAVVKAIVDAHAGSIHVESEIEKGTTVRVRLPLIR; from the coding sequence ATGTCTAATAGAGGCGGATTGAGCAGAAAGCTTCTTATTTCCCATGTCGGTGTGGCCCTTGCTGCGCTTCTATCTATTGTCTTACTTGTGAACTTGGTAATGAATATCTCGTTTAACCAATATCAGAAGAACCAGCAGCAGACAGAAATACAAAGTTTACTGGACGATTTAGAAGACGCTTATAATGTGTCTACCGGCCACTGGAATACAAACGTTTGGATGACCATTTCGCACCACGCGATGATTAGTGATTATATGGTTCGTGTTTATGATCAAGACCGTCGCTTAATTTGGGATACTAGTCAAATGGGCAGGCAGATACAAGTGAATTCCCAGTTTGCGCAAGATACCATTATAAAAACAATCGTAAAAGGAAATCAGCAAGTAGGAACATTGGAATTTCTACCAGTAAAAGAAACGTCGCAAAGTCTGAATCAGAAATTTCTGAGAATGTTTTATACCTTATTATGGGCTGCAATGATACTCGTAATTGTCGGGACGTATCTGTTCAGCCGGTATATGGCCAAGAGCATTAGCCAACCTCTCCTAGAGATTAAAGAGATCGCTTCGAAAATGAGGGAGGGGGATCTCAGCTCCCGGGTTGAAATGTTAAATCAGAATACAGAAATTGATGACGTGGGACGTACACTCAATCATTTGGCTGATGGATTGGAGAAGCAAGAACAATTAAGGAAATCACTGACCGCTGATGTGGCACATGAGCTGCGAACACCCTTAACTACAATTCAAAGCCATTTGGAAGCCTTTCAGGATGGCATTTGGGAACCGACGCCGGATAAACTACAAGTGTGCCATGATCAAGTCCTGCGACTTGTCAGGCTCATCAGTGATTTGGAAAATCTGGCTGCTGTAGAGAATCCAATGGTTCAGCTTATGACGGAGATCGTCTCACTTAACGAAATCGTTGGTGATTCTTTAAATTCGGTATCCAGCCAGTTTGGGCACGAAAGACTTTCATATGACCTGATAAATAAAAGTGACGTTTGGATCAGTGGGGACCGTTCGCGCCTCCTTCAGGTTTTTGTGAATCTGATAAGCAATGCTTTCAAATACACGAGTTCTGGAAGTGTTCATATTGAAGTGTTAAAAGAGAAAGCAGAAGGCGTCGTTATCGTTTCCGATACCGGAATGGGAATATCTAAAGATGAACTCCCCTATATCTTTGAACGTTTTTACCGCGGAGAGAAATCAAGGAACCGGAAAACTGGCGGAGCCGGAATAGGACTTGCGGTTGTTAAAGCCATAGTTGATGCTCATGCCGGTTCTATTCATGTTGAAAGTGAGATAGAAAAAGGAACTACCGTTCGTGTTCGTCTTCCATTAATTCGATAA
- a CDS encoding SHOCT domain-containing protein — MMMGYGSGFGIFGLVVNFLLIVGVIYLVLKWVRGDGNSRFIDNTPGRILDERFARGEITEEEYYRMKSILRD; from the coding sequence ATGATGATGGGTTATGGCTCTGGATTCGGAATATTTGGATTAGTCGTCAATTTCTTGCTGATCGTAGGTGTAATCTATTTGGTGTTAAAATGGGTTAGGGGAGATGGGAACTCACGATTTATTGACAATACTCCAGGAAGAATCTTGGATGAACGCTTTGCAAGAGGTGAAATCACGGAGGAAGAATATTACCGGATGAAGAGCATTTTGCGGGATTGA
- a CDS encoding sulfurtransferase TusA family protein, with amino-acid sequence MIKADQSLDCKGLACPMPIVKTKKAMDQLEAGQVIEVQATDKGSLADIKGWAKNTGHQYLGTIEEDNVLKHYLRKASPDEIKEQKKYMQVISNEELEKKLASGEKVIVLDVREPAEYAFDRVPGAFSIPLGELENRLNELRREDSIYVICRTGARSDLACQLLAANDFSNVYNVESGMSEWTGPTEKN; translated from the coding sequence ATGATTAAAGCAGATCAATCACTGGATTGTAAAGGATTGGCATGCCCGATGCCGATCGTGAAAACCAAGAAAGCGATGGACCAGCTTGAAGCGGGTCAGGTCATCGAAGTTCAAGCCACCGATAAGGGTTCTCTCGCCGATATTAAGGGATGGGCAAAGAATACCGGACATCAATATTTGGGAACCATTGAAGAGGATAACGTGCTCAAGCACTATCTTCGCAAAGCCAGCCCTGATGAGATTAAGGAGCAAAAAAAATATATGCAAGTTATCTCTAATGAAGAGCTTGAGAAAAAACTGGCGAGTGGTGAGAAAGTGATAGTTCTCGATGTTCGTGAACCTGCTGAATATGCATTTGATCGAGTTCCAGGCGCATTTTCCATTCCTCTCGGTGAACTGGAGAATCGTTTGAATGAACTCAGACGAGAAGATAGTATCTATGTTATTTGCCGGACTGGAGCACGTAGTGATCTGGCATGTCAACTGCTAGCTGCGAACGACTTCAGTAATGTATACAATGTTGAATCTGGCATGTCCGAATGGACAGGACCAACAGAAAAAAACTAA
- a CDS encoding DsrE/DsrF/DrsH-like family protein, giving the protein MSTKVAIIASNGGLFDAYKVFNIATASAATDAEVAIFFTFEGLNLIHKQAHHQLPLPAGREHFAEGFKNANVPSIPELVEMAQEMGVKIIACQMTMDVMNLQKEDFIEGIEVGGAVTFLDFAKDANVSLTF; this is encoded by the coding sequence ATGAGTACAAAAGTAGCTATTATCGCAAGTAACGGTGGTTTGTTCGATGCCTATAAAGTGTTCAATATTGCGACAGCTTCTGCGGCAACCGATGCCGAAGTAGCAATCTTCTTCACCTTCGAGGGTTTGAATTTGATTCACAAACAGGCTCATCACCAGCTGCCATTGCCGGCGGGACGGGAGCATTTTGCCGAAGGATTTAAAAATGCCAACGTCCCATCCATTCCTGAACTGGTTGAAATGGCACAGGAGATGGGCGTCAAAATCATTGCCTGCCAGATGACTATGGATGTAATGAATTTACAGAAAGAAGATTTTATCGAAGGAATCGAAGTCGGAGGCGCAGTGACATTCCTGGATTTCGCGAAGGATGCCAATGTCTCATTAACATTCTAA